From one Enterobacter kobei genomic stretch:
- a CDS encoding VENN motif pre-toxin domain-containing protein, giving the protein MSVEDLKKTPQYQDTQNKYGTGSNFQRGIQAATAGLQGLAGGNIAGALAGASAPELAHIIGHESGLSSDAALVAHAILGGVAATLQGNSAAAGAAGAVSGELAAKAIAARLYPHAKEMSDLTEEEKQTVSMLATMSAGLAGGLAGDSTVSAGTGALVGKNAVENNYLSYDEAHAFDREMTACRKAGRECGDIQNKYAVISADNRLKLHIDVAADPLTAISGEDKWNIEGGLSAAGRPGWLYGSLENHDVKYYVIEGNSYDLNYLNSNTSQGDRALAFFGEPENYWGAVAGASSLFASSATLSEKVISAGLSYGANGAVQISTGNTGEKFDYLSFMMSGLTGVGTAGKGYYANQLLGAGSAYMSSQIEGQDSTVSVVSSMAGTGLGYNIGASITNKLESQYIKNELGMDASKNALKYSESSFGPGYLLKGGEMSPLPGTLGGLGGSLISESASSVTQKEANGGGK; this is encoded by the coding sequence ATGTCTGTTGAGGATCTGAAAAAGACGCCGCAATATCAGGATACGCAGAACAAATACGGCACAGGTAGTAATTTTCAGCGTGGCATCCAGGCGGCGACAGCGGGGCTACAGGGTCTGGCGGGTGGCAATATCGCGGGCGCGCTGGCGGGCGCATCGGCTCCTGAGCTGGCGCATATTATCGGACATGAATCCGGACTGAGCAGCGATGCCGCCCTTGTAGCGCATGCGATCCTCGGTGGTGTGGCGGCTACGTTGCAGGGAAACAGTGCAGCGGCAGGCGCAGCGGGTGCCGTGTCCGGTGAGCTGGCAGCAAAAGCGATTGCCGCACGGTTGTATCCGCATGCTAAAGAGATGTCTGACCTGACCGAAGAGGAAAAACAGACGGTCAGCATGCTGGCGACAATGTCGGCAGGCCTGGCGGGTGGCCTTGCCGGTGACAGCACGGTATCGGCAGGCACAGGTGCGCTGGTAGGGAAGAATGCGGTTGAGAATAACTATCTGAGCTACGACGAAGCGCATGCTTTTGACAGAGAAATGACTGCCTGTCGTAAAGCTGGCCGTGAATGCGGAGATATTCAGAACAAGTATGCTGTAATTAGTGCTGATAACCGACTGAAATTGCATATTGATGTCGCTGCTGACCCTCTGACGGCTATATCCGGGGAGGATAAATGGAATATTGAGGGCGGACTCAGCGCGGCAGGTCGACCTGGCTGGCTGTATGGTTCGCTGGAAAACCATGATGTGAAGTACTACGTCATTGAAGGCAATAGCTACGACCTGAACTATCTGAATAGCAACACGTCACAGGGGGATAGGGCTCTAGCTTTCTTTGGTGAGCCCGAAAATTATTGGGGGGCTGTAGCGGGGGCTAGTTCACTGTTTGCTTCATCGGCAACATTGTCAGAAAAAGTTATCAGTGCCGGGCTGAGCTACGGGGCAAATGGGGCGGTCCAGATTTCAACCGGCAATACCGGTGAGAAGTTCGATTATCTCAGTTTTATGATGTCAGGCTTAACCGGTGTAGGTACAGCCGGGAAAGGATATTACGCTAACCAGTTGTTGGGTGCCGGTAGTGCTTACATGAGCAGTCAGATTGAAGGCCAGGATAGTACTGTATCAGTAGTGAGTAGCATGGCTGGTACAGGTCTTGGCTATAATATTGGTGCTTCAATTACTAATAAGCTTGAATCGCAATACATCAAAAACGAGCTTGGAATGGACGCCAGCAAAAATGCCTTAAAATACTCTGAATCATCTTTTGGTCCCGGATATTTACTAAAAGGTGGTGAAATGAGTCCTTTACCTGGGACCCTGGGTGGGCTTGGTGGTTCATTAATATCAGAAAGTGCAAGTAGTGTGACTCAAAAAGAAGCTAATGGAGGTGGTAAATGA
- a CDS encoding PTS sugar transporter subunit IIC: protein MSSLYQSMVAVIEQSITPLAGKLGQQKYVIAIRDGFTAALPFMIIGSFMLVFIFPPFSADTTNSFARGWLDFSQTYREQLMLPFNLSMGVMTFFISVGIGASLGRQFNLDPVMSGLLAFMAFLLVAAPYADGKISTQYLSGQGIFTALITAIYSTRMYAWLKQNNITIRLPKEVPTGVARSFEILIPVLVVIATLHPLNLFIEAQTGMILPQAIMHLLEPLVSASDSLPAILLSVLLCQIFWFAGIHGSLIVTGIMNPFWMANLSANQAALAAGAALPHVYLQGFWDHYLLIGGVGSTLPLAFLLLRSRATHLRTIGKMGIVPSFFNINEPILFGAPIIMNPMLFIPFVFVPMINACLAYGATRLGWLAQVVSLTPWTTPAPIGASWAANWALSPVVMCLVCMVMSALMYLPFLRAYERSLMKTEEQKAQATSPLAETVSP, encoded by the coding sequence ATGAGTTCGTTATATCAGTCAATGGTTGCCGTCATTGAACAATCCATTACCCCGCTGGCGGGCAAACTGGGGCAGCAGAAGTACGTTATCGCCATTCGTGATGGCTTTACCGCCGCGCTGCCGTTCATGATCATCGGTTCGTTTATGCTGGTGTTTATCTTCCCGCCATTCTCCGCCGATACCACTAACAGCTTTGCCCGTGGCTGGCTGGATTTTTCCCAGACCTACCGCGAACAACTGATGTTGCCGTTTAACCTCAGCATGGGCGTGATGACGTTCTTTATCTCCGTCGGGATCGGTGCCAGCCTTGGGCGGCAGTTTAATCTCGATCCGGTGATGTCGGGTCTGCTGGCCTTTATGGCGTTTTTACTGGTCGCAGCACCCTATGCCGACGGCAAAATCTCCACCCAGTACCTGTCCGGTCAGGGGATTTTCACCGCGCTGATCACCGCGATTTACTCCACCCGCATGTATGCGTGGCTGAAGCAGAACAACATTACCATTCGTCTGCCGAAGGAAGTGCCGACCGGCGTGGCGCGCTCGTTTGAGATCCTCATTCCGGTGCTGGTGGTGATCGCCACCCTGCATCCGCTGAACCTGTTTATTGAAGCGCAGACCGGCATGATCCTGCCGCAGGCGATTATGCACCTGCTGGAGCCGCTGGTGTCCGCGTCGGATTCTCTGCCGGCCATTCTGCTGTCGGTCCTGCTGTGCCAGATCTTCTGGTTCGCCGGTATCCACGGTTCGCTGATTGTCACCGGCATCATGAACCCGTTCTGGATGGCAAATCTCTCCGCCAACCAGGCCGCACTGGCCGCGGGTGCTGCACTGCCGCACGTTTATCTGCAGGGCTTCTGGGATCACTATCTGCTGATTGGCGGCGTAGGCTCCACCTTACCGCTGGCGTTCCTGCTGCTGCGCAGCCGTGCCACGCACCTGCGGACTATCGGCAAAATGGGCATCGTGCCGAGCTTCTTTAATATTAACGAACCGATCCTGTTCGGTGCGCCAATCATCATGAACCCGATGCTGTTCATCCCGTTCGTCTTCGTGCCGATGATTAACGCTTGCCTTGCGTATGGCGCAACCCGTCTCGGCTGGCTGGCGCAGGTCGTCTCCCTGACGCCATGGACTACGCCGGCACCGATTGGCGCCTCCTGGGCGGCGAACTGGGCGCTGAGTCCGGTAGTGATGTGCCTCGTCTGTATGGTGATGTCGGCGCTGATGTACCTGCCGTTCCTGCGTGCTTATGAGCGCTCGCTGATGAAAACCGAAGAGCAGAAAGCGCAGGCCACCAGTCCGCTGGCGGAAACGGTCAGCCCGTAA
- a CDS encoding aldose 1-epimerase family protein, with the protein MATRLTLWRELFTAQPKTLLENSDFTVTAFRYASGVEGLKVANTRGHLVILPWLGQMIWDAEFDGHDLTMKNMFRQPKPAKEIVDTYGCFAFHSGLLANGCPSPEDNHPLHGEMACAAMDDAWLELDGEALRVGGRYEYVMGFGHHYVAQPSVTLHSASALFDINMAVTNLASVAMPLQYMCHMNYAYVPQAAFSQNLPDEALALRASVPAHVKPTEQWLAFNERIRQGETTVTTLSEPQFYDPEIVFFADKLDRYTAMPEFSMTAPDGTTFITRFSSAEFNYVTRWILYNGDQQVAAFALPATCRPEGYLAAERNGSLLMLAPQETRRFTVTTGITA; encoded by the coding sequence ATGGCAACGCGACTGACACTGTGGCGTGAGTTATTTACCGCGCAGCCTAAAACCCTGCTGGAAAACAGCGACTTTACGGTTACCGCTTTTCGTTACGCCAGCGGCGTGGAAGGGCTGAAGGTGGCGAACACGCGCGGGCATCTGGTGATCCTGCCGTGGCTGGGGCAGATGATCTGGGATGCGGAATTTGACGGTCACGACCTGACCATGAAAAACATGTTCCGCCAGCCGAAACCGGCCAAAGAGATCGTCGACACCTATGGATGTTTCGCTTTCCACTCCGGGCTGCTGGCAAACGGCTGCCCGTCGCCGGAGGATAATCACCCGCTGCACGGGGAAATGGCCTGCGCGGCGATGGACGATGCGTGGCTGGAGCTGGACGGTGAGGCGTTACGTGTCGGCGGGCGCTACGAATATGTGATGGGCTTCGGGCATCACTACGTGGCGCAACCGTCGGTCACATTGCATAGCGCCAGTGCGCTGTTCGATATCAATATGGCGGTGACCAATCTGGCGTCGGTGGCAATGCCGTTACAGTACATGTGCCATATGAATTATGCGTATGTGCCGCAGGCGGCGTTCAGCCAGAATTTGCCGGATGAGGCGCTGGCACTGCGGGCATCTGTTCCGGCTCACGTGAAGCCCACCGAACAGTGGCTGGCATTTAACGAACGTATCAGACAGGGCGAAACCACGGTGACTACCCTGAGCGAGCCGCAGTTTTACGATCCGGAAATCGTCTTCTTTGCCGATAAACTCGATCGTTACACGGCGATGCCGGAATTCAGTATGACCGCGCCGGACGGCACCACTTTTATCACCCGTTTTTCCAGCGCCGAGTTCAACTATGTCACGCGCTGGATTTTATATAACGGCGATCAGCAAGTGGCGGCCTTTGCCCTGCCGGCAACCTGTCGCCCCGAAGGATACCTTGCGGCAGAGCGTAACGGCAGCTTGCTGATGCTGGCACCGCAGGAAACCCGACGTTTCACCGTTACCACCGGCATAACGGCATAA
- the nepI gene encoding purine ribonucleoside efflux pump NepI, translating to MSEHKEGQQRPNWSAVFAVAFCVACLITVEFLPVSLLTPMAQDLGISEGVAGQSVTVTAFVAMFASLFITQTIRTIDRRYVVILFSVLLTLSCLLVSFANNFRLMLVGRACLGLALGGFWAMSASLTMRLVPARTVPKALSVIFGAVSIALVIAAPLGSFLGGIIGWRNVFNAAAVMGVICTVWVWKALPSLPGEPMQHKQDMFGILKRPGVFAGMCAIFMAFAGQFAFFTYIRPVYMSMAGFDVDGLTLVLLSFGIASFVGTSMSSLFLKKSLKLALTCAPLVLAVSALVLMLWGSNKIVAAAIAMVWGLGFALVPVGWSTWITRSLSDQAEKAGSLQVAVIQLANTCGAAVGGYALDNLGLLSPLVISGSLMLLTALLVAAKVRVKEVH from the coding sequence ATGAGTGAGCATAAAGAAGGACAGCAGCGACCAAACTGGTCGGCAGTGTTTGCCGTCGCGTTTTGCGTGGCCTGCTTAATTACGGTGGAGTTTCTGCCGGTCAGCCTGTTAACGCCGATGGCGCAGGATCTGGGCATTTCCGAAGGCGTGGCCGGGCAATCCGTCACGGTGACGGCATTTGTCGCCATGTTTGCCAGCCTGTTTATTACCCAGACCATCCGCACTATCGATAGGCGCTACGTGGTGATTCTGTTCTCCGTGCTGCTGACCCTCTCGTGTCTGCTGGTCTCTTTTGCCAATAACTTCAGGCTGATGCTGGTGGGCCGCGCCTGTCTGGGGCTGGCGCTCGGCGGCTTCTGGGCGATGTCCGCCTCGTTGACCATGCGACTGGTGCCGGCGCGTACTGTGCCGAAAGCGCTGTCGGTGATTTTCGGCGCGGTGTCTATTGCGCTGGTGATCGCCGCACCACTGGGCAGCTTCCTCGGCGGGATTATCGGCTGGCGCAACGTGTTTAACGCTGCCGCCGTGATGGGCGTCATCTGCACAGTCTGGGTCTGGAAAGCGCTGCCGTCGCTGCCGGGCGAACCGATGCAGCACAAACAGGACATGTTCGGCATTCTGAAACGTCCTGGCGTGTTCGCGGGCATGTGCGCCATTTTCATGGCGTTTGCCGGGCAGTTCGCCTTCTTTACCTACATCCGCCCGGTGTACATGAGCATGGCCGGGTTCGATGTGGACGGCCTGACGTTAGTACTGCTGAGCTTCGGCATCGCCAGTTTTGTCGGCACCTCCATGTCATCGCTGTTCCTGAAAAAATCGCTGAAACTGGCGCTGACCTGCGCGCCGCTGGTGCTGGCGGTCAGTGCGCTGGTGCTGATGCTGTGGGGCAGTAATAAGATCGTGGCCGCCGCCATTGCGATGGTGTGGGGCTTAGGCTTTGCGCTGGTGCCGGTGGGCTGGTCGACGTGGATCACCCGCTCGCTTTCCGATCAGGCAGAAAAAGCCGGATCACTTCAGGTGGCGGTGATCCAGCTTGCCAATACCTGTGGCGCTGCTGTCGGCGGTTATGCTCTCGATAACCTCGGCCTGCTCTCGCCGCTGGTTATCTCCGGTAGCCTGATGCTGCTAACGGCGCTACTGGTGGCCGCGAAAGTTCGCGTAAAAGAAGTGCATTGA
- a CDS encoding LacI family DNA-binding transcriptional regulator yields MSTINDVSRLAGVSKATVSRVLSGSRGVKEASRLAVLKAVDELNYRPNVIAQSLLSQSTGCIGVICAQDNVNQTTGYLYALEKHLSQHQKHLLLRFANNKAGVMNALEELTCGLCDDVLIIGARFPLGNIDESVILVDCAEADSPNSIQFDHAFAAETACNYLISQGRRQIAVIHPDTSGAADQVLLGYKHALENNFLPFNRNLVFMDSTSSSVALQVLLNNATTLNFNALLVADEQEAQRVISQLQAFNKSVPGDIMVFSLAGSLQLPGIPSIPAIEYSMDAMAARIVSWLTEKTQSVLGACVLRGDLIIPDRRTR; encoded by the coding sequence ATGTCTACAATCAACGACGTATCACGTTTAGCTGGGGTGTCAAAAGCCACAGTTTCACGGGTGTTGAGTGGGTCGCGAGGGGTCAAGGAAGCCAGCCGCCTCGCGGTGTTGAAAGCGGTTGATGAACTGAATTACCGGCCAAACGTCATCGCCCAGTCTTTGCTGAGCCAGTCTACGGGCTGTATCGGCGTGATTTGCGCCCAGGATAACGTTAATCAGACCACCGGTTATCTGTATGCCCTTGAGAAACATCTCAGCCAGCATCAGAAACATTTGCTGCTGCGTTTTGCCAATAACAAAGCGGGCGTGATGAATGCGCTGGAGGAGTTGACCTGCGGCCTGTGTGATGACGTGCTGATCATTGGCGCACGTTTTCCGCTGGGTAACATCGATGAGAGCGTGATCCTCGTGGATTGCGCCGAGGCAGACTCCCCAAACAGCATTCAGTTTGACCACGCCTTCGCCGCCGAAACTGCGTGTAATTACCTGATAAGTCAGGGCCGACGCCAGATCGCCGTTATTCACCCGGACACCAGCGGCGCGGCCGACCAGGTTTTACTCGGTTACAAACACGCGCTGGAAAACAATTTCCTGCCGTTTAATCGTAATCTGGTGTTTATGGATTCCACCAGTTCGTCCGTCGCCTTACAGGTACTGCTTAACAATGCGACCACGCTGAACTTTAACGCGCTGCTGGTGGCCGACGAGCAGGAAGCGCAGCGGGTGATCAGCCAGCTTCAGGCGTTTAATAAATCGGTGCCGGGGGACATTATGGTGTTCAGCCTCGCCGGTTCGCTGCAATTACCTGGTATCCCGAGCATTCCCGCTATCGAGTATTCGATGGATGCCATGGCTGCCCGTATTGTCAGCTGGCTCACCGAAAAAACGCAAAGCGTACTGGGTGCCTGCGTGCTGCGAGGTGATTTAATTATCCCGGATCGCAGAACGCGTTAA
- a CDS encoding PTS lactose/cellobiose transporter subunit IIA, whose product MIELEEAVMEIIVNAGQSRSLCFEALRAARAGNIDEAKSLLREADGYSRQAHHMQTKLIEQDAGEARQPMTLIMVHAQDHLMTSLLARELSEEIVQLYQR is encoded by the coding sequence ATGATCGAATTAGAAGAAGCGGTAATGGAAATTATCGTCAATGCCGGGCAGTCCCGTAGCCTGTGCTTTGAAGCCCTGCGTGCTGCGCGCGCGGGCAACATCGACGAAGCCAAAAGCCTGCTGCGTGAGGCCGACGGCTATTCGCGCCAGGCGCACCATATGCAGACCAAACTGATTGAGCAGGATGCAGGCGAAGCCCGCCAGCCGATGACATTAATTATGGTTCATGCCCAGGACCATTTAATGACCTCATTACTGGCTCGTGAATTATCGGAAGAAATCGTCCAGCTTTATCAACGTTAA
- a CDS encoding glycoside hydrolase family 1 protein, whose protein sequence is MKYAFPAHFWWGSASSALQTEGESQHGGKSATTWDHWYASQPWRFHQQVGPADTSTFYQHWREDIALMKQLNHNSFRTSISWSRLIPDGTGEVNPQAVAFYNNVIDELLAQGIAPFITLFHFDMPMVMQEKGGWENREVVEAFSRYAQVCFELFGDRVMHWFTFNEPIVPVEGGYLYDFHYPNVVDFKRAATVAYNTVLAHASAVRAFRAGHYAGEIGIVLNLTPSYPRSQHPADVTAAHHADLLFNRSFLDPVLKGEYPPDLVSLLKEYDQLPACTPEDGALIAEGKIDLLGINYYQPRRVKCRENAVNPQSPFMPEWLFDYYEMPGRKMNPYRGWEIYEPGIYDILTNLRVNYGNPRCFISENGMGVENEQRFVADGKINDDYRIEFVSGHLKWLHKGISEGCNCLGYHMWTFIDNWSWCNGYKNRYGFVQLDLKTQTRTVKKSGEWFAATSANNGFNEESLS, encoded by the coding sequence ATGAAATACGCATTTCCCGCGCATTTTTGGTGGGGCAGCGCGAGTTCGGCGCTGCAAACCGAAGGGGAAAGCCAGCACGGCGGTAAAAGCGCAACAACATGGGATCACTGGTACGCCAGCCAACCGTGGCGCTTTCATCAGCAGGTAGGGCCTGCTGATACCTCGACGTTTTATCAGCACTGGCGCGAGGATATCGCGCTGATGAAACAGCTGAACCATAACAGCTTCCGCACCTCGATCAGCTGGTCACGGCTGATCCCGGACGGAACCGGTGAGGTGAATCCGCAGGCGGTCGCGTTTTACAACAATGTCATCGACGAGCTGCTGGCGCAGGGGATCGCGCCGTTTATTACCCTCTTCCACTTCGATATGCCGATGGTGATGCAGGAGAAAGGCGGCTGGGAAAACCGCGAGGTGGTCGAGGCGTTCAGCCGTTACGCGCAGGTGTGCTTTGAGCTGTTCGGCGATCGCGTGATGCACTGGTTTACCTTCAACGAGCCGATTGTGCCGGTGGAAGGCGGTTATCTGTATGACTTCCATTACCCGAACGTGGTGGATTTCAAACGCGCGGCCACCGTGGCCTATAACACCGTGCTGGCCCATGCGTCGGCGGTGCGGGCGTTCCGCGCGGGCCACTATGCCGGGGAAATTGGTATCGTGCTGAACCTGACGCCGTCGTACCCGCGTTCACAGCATCCGGCGGATGTCACCGCAGCGCACCATGCCGATCTGCTGTTTAACCGCAGCTTCCTCGATCCGGTGCTGAAAGGTGAATATCCGCCCGATCTGGTGTCGCTGCTGAAAGAGTACGATCAGCTGCCCGCCTGCACTCCGGAAGACGGTGCGCTGATCGCCGAAGGAAAAATCGACCTGCTGGGCATCAACTATTACCAGCCACGTCGCGTGAAATGCCGCGAAAATGCCGTCAACCCGCAGTCGCCGTTTATGCCGGAGTGGTTGTTTGATTATTACGAGATGCCAGGCCGGAAAATGAATCCATATCGCGGCTGGGAAATTTACGAGCCGGGTATTTACGATATTCTGACCAATTTACGCGTCAACTATGGTAATCCACGCTGCTTTATTTCTGAAAACGGCATGGGCGTGGAAAATGAACAGCGCTTTGTTGCAGATGGCAAAATTAATGACGATTACCGCATTGAATTTGTATCCGGGCATTTGAAGTGGCTGCATAAAGGGATCAGCGAAGGCTGTAATTGCCTCGGTTATCACATGTGGACCTTTATTGATAACTGGTCCTGGTGTAACGGCTATAAAAACCGCTACGGTTTTGTCCAGCTGGATCTGAAAACCCAGACGCGTACCGTCAAAAAAAGCGGGGAATGGTTTGCCGCCACCTCAGCCAACAATGGTTTTAACGAAGAGTCTTTATCATGA
- the nfsB gene encoding oxygen-insensitive NAD(P)H nitroreductase, giving the protein MTLNDAVLTRHTVKAFEPGQTLPENDIETLLNVLQNSPSSVNSQPWHFVVASTAEGRAAIAKSTAGAFSYNEAKVLNASHVIVLCMKSDLTEEHLQNVLEQEQKDGRFASEEAKAGQDKGRRGYVDMHRYELRDVPQWMEKQVYLALGGLLLGAAMLGIDATPMEGFDSRELDLALGLREKGLTSVVLVSLGVKSDKDFNASLPKSRLPRDEIFTFI; this is encoded by the coding sequence ATGACGCTTAATGATGCCGTGCTTACCCGCCACACCGTCAAAGCTTTTGAACCCGGCCAGACCCTGCCGGAAAACGATATTGAAACCCTGCTGAACGTGCTGCAAAACAGCCCATCGTCGGTGAACTCCCAGCCGTGGCATTTTGTGGTGGCCTCCACCGCCGAAGGCCGCGCCGCGATCGCCAAATCCACCGCTGGTGCATTTTCCTATAACGAAGCAAAAGTGCTGAATGCTTCCCATGTGATCGTCCTGTGCATGAAAAGCGATCTGACGGAAGAACATCTGCAAAACGTGCTGGAACAAGAGCAGAAAGATGGCCGCTTCGCCAGCGAAGAAGCCAAAGCCGGACAGGATAAAGGCCGCCGTGGCTACGTGGATATGCATCGTTATGAACTGCGCGATGTGCCGCAATGGATGGAAAAGCAGGTGTACCTTGCACTGGGCGGTCTGCTGCTGGGTGCCGCGATGCTCGGCATTGACGCCACGCCGATGGAAGGTTTTGACTCCCGTGAGCTGGATCTGGCGCTGGGACTGCGTGAGAAAGGCTTAACCAGCGTGGTGCTGGTGTCGCTGGGCGTGAAAAGCGATAAAGATTTTAACGCCAGCCTGCCAAAATCCCGCCTGCCGCGCGACGAGATTTTTACCTTTATTTGA
- a CDS encoding PTS sugar transporter subunit IIB encodes MVKIMLCCSAGMSTSLLVRKMVEEAQTRGLPVEIDAYGVAEFDTQFSRYQVVLLGPQVKYMLNTLSEKAATCGIPVQPINPMDYGMQRGDKVLDYALSLIEAAH; translated from the coding sequence ATGGTCAAGATCATGCTGTGTTGTTCCGCGGGCATGTCCACAAGTCTGCTGGTCAGGAAAATGGTCGAAGAAGCGCAAACCCGGGGTTTGCCGGTGGAGATTGATGCCTACGGCGTGGCGGAATTTGATACGCAGTTCTCGCGCTACCAGGTGGTGTTACTCGGCCCACAAGTAAAATATATGTTAAATACGCTTTCCGAAAAGGCTGCCACCTGCGGCATTCCCGTTCAGCCCATCAACCCGATGGATTACGGTATGCAGCGCGGTGATAAGGTACTGGACTATGCTCTGTCGCTCATCGAGGCGGCGCACTAA
- a CDS encoding DUF1198 family protein encodes MIWLTLATLVVVFVVGFRVLTSDSRRAVRRLNERLGITPVPVESMLDQMGKTAGAEYIQYLARPDEAHLQNAAQVLLVWQACIVDASEQNLQYWHRLLKKSRLAAPLTDAQVRQALGFLRELEPDVAEINNFQMRYNALFMPDDGVHWLH; translated from the coding sequence ATGATTTGGTTAACGCTGGCGACGCTGGTCGTCGTGTTTGTAGTGGGGTTTCGGGTATTAACCTCCGACTCTCGCCGGGCGGTGCGCCGCCTGAATGAACGCCTCGGCATCACGCCGGTGCCGGTGGAGTCGATGCTGGATCAAATGGGGAAAACCGCAGGCGCGGAGTACATTCAGTATCTGGCGCGCCCGGATGAAGCGCATCTGCAAAATGCCGCGCAGGTGCTGCTGGTGTGGCAGGCATGTATTGTCGATGCCAGCGAGCAAAACCTCCAGTACTGGCACCGCCTGCTGAAAAAATCCCGCCTTGCCGCTCCGCTGACCGACGCCCAGGTGCGTCAGGCGCTCGGCTTCCTGCGCGAGCTGGAGCCGGACGTGGCGGAAATTAATAATTTCCAGATGCGCTACAACGCACTCTTTATGCCGGACGACGGCGTGCACTGGCTGCACTGA
- a CDS encoding carbohydrate porin yields the protein MKLNKKLPVALAVMAALCSGNVVAQEFTQEQIDAIVAKAVDKALAERQAKMDAAIAKKADVITEPQSPAQTPDMAIPFGVKFTGYARYGAQFQSGDQKFVGVDGSYNGSSAIGRLGNEGNGGEFQLSKAFKGSNGAIWDINVMIDHWGDEVNLKKAYAGVTNILESNPNAYIWAGRDFHQRPQQGINDYFWMNHDGQGAGIKNFDIGGVQFDVATVAAVESCSPEVMNDEGNPSRITCTGGAGTGDKGNYAVTSKIHGIKAGPIDVELYANYGFDSKAVDSDERLKAWQGGVVLSHTGDSGVNKVIARYSDNSDNSVYNKTDELTAIYASFEGNYKFTQQAQVEYLLAYHDYSNDANNIDDRRNYNAIVRPMYWWNQVHSTWLELGWQKVDFDKGGDNHGWKATLSQNISIDMGPEFRPMLRFYVTGGKVDNERTARINNTDDETLDSFNVGAMWEAWF from the coding sequence ATGAAATTAAATAAAAAACTTCCAGTGGCACTGGCGGTCATGGCTGCGCTTTGCTCAGGAAACGTAGTCGCACAAGAATTTACGCAGGAACAGATCGACGCCATCGTGGCAAAAGCGGTGGATAAAGCCCTGGCAGAACGTCAGGCCAAAATGGACGCGGCCATTGCGAAGAAAGCCGATGTCATTACCGAACCGCAAAGCCCGGCGCAGACCCCGGATATGGCGATCCCGTTCGGCGTGAAATTTACCGGCTATGCGCGTTACGGCGCGCAGTTCCAGAGCGGCGATCAGAAATTTGTCGGCGTCGATGGCTCCTATAACGGTTCCTCGGCGATTGGTCGTCTCGGCAACGAAGGCAACGGCGGCGAATTCCAGCTTTCCAAAGCCTTTAAAGGCTCGAACGGCGCGATCTGGGACATCAACGTGATGATCGACCACTGGGGCGACGAGGTGAACCTGAAAAAAGCCTACGCCGGGGTGACCAACATTCTGGAATCCAACCCGAATGCCTATATCTGGGCGGGTCGTGACTTCCACCAGCGCCCACAACAGGGCATCAACGACTACTTCTGGATGAACCATGACGGCCAGGGCGCGGGGATCAAAAACTTCGACATCGGCGGCGTGCAGTTTGACGTGGCAACCGTGGCGGCAGTGGAATCCTGTAGCCCGGAAGTGATGAATGACGAAGGTAACCCGTCACGCATCACCTGTACCGGCGGTGCCGGCACCGGCGATAAAGGCAACTATGCGGTGACCTCGAAAATTCACGGCATCAAAGCCGGTCCGATCGACGTGGAGCTGTACGCCAACTATGGCTTTGACTCGAAAGCCGTGGACAGCGATGAGCGCCTGAAAGCCTGGCAGGGTGGCGTGGTGCTGAGCCATACCGGCGACAGCGGCGTGAATAAAGTGATCGCCCGCTACTCCGATAACTCAGATAACAGCGTCTACAACAAAACGGACGAGCTGACGGCGATCTACGCCAGCTTTGAAGGTAACTACAAGTTTACCCAACAGGCACAGGTCGAATACCTGTTGGCATACCACGACTATTCGAACGATGCGAACAACATCGACGATCGCCGCAACTACAACGCCATTGTGCGTCCGATGTACTGGTGGAACCAGGTGCATTCTACCTGGCTGGAACTGGGCTGGCAGAAAGTTGATTTCGACAAAGGCGGGGATAACCACGGCTGGAAAGCCACGCTGTCGCAGAACATCTCCATCGACATGGGACCGGAGTTCCGTCCGATGCTGCGTTTCTACGTGACCGGCGGCAAGGTGGATAACGAACGCACCGCGCGTATCAACAATACCGATGATGAAACGCTGGATTCGTTCAACGTTGGCGCGATGTGGGAAGCGTGGTTCTGA